From the Pseudanabaena sp. FACHB-2040 genome, the window AGGCAAACCCAGAATCTACCAACTCGGTGACGTCGACCCCCTGGTATTCGGGTTCGTACTGCTGCAGCCGCTGTAAACTTTCTCCCAGCAGAATAGCGGCCCCCCGCCAGTTGTGGTTGCCCAAGTGGTACAGGGCTACAGCGGATTGCAAAATTCCCTGGTAAAAAGGCTTTTCGAACACTGGAGCCGTCATCCAGATCGCCTCCAGCGTGTCGTGGCAGGCATAGTACTCTCCCTGATTGAATTGCTCAATGCCCGCTAAAAATTCCTCAGGGGGAGGCGAACTCAGGTCAACTTCAGACATAATGCTCGCTAAAACTGGCACAGATTTGTAGGTTCATCCTAAATCAGAGGTGCTATTCTCCAGTGTGTGGTGAGGAGTGTAAATACTTATTATGGTAAGTTCCCCAATTAAACCAGCGGGTGGTATTGCCGCTGATCCGGCTGAGATTTCCTTAAATACCCCAAATAGCTCTGAAGGTCTTAGCTGGGGGGTTCTCGATTT encodes:
- a CDS encoding DUF309 domain-containing protein, translating into MSEVDLSSPPPEEFLAGIEQFNQGEYYACHDTLEAIWMTAPVFEKPFYQGILQSAVALYHLGNHNWRGAAILLGESLQRLQQYEPEYQGVDVTELVDSGFAWLEALQTLGPEQVRVMANAVTPGLTPIKIREFDLTLPPLHISLTDHSSTDSSGS